In Balneola sp., one genomic interval encodes:
- a CDS encoding LLM class flavin-dependent oxidoreductase, which translates to MEFGIYTFVENTPNAETGETLHPAERLQNLMEEIELADELGLDVFAIGEHHREEYVSSSPSTLLAAAATRTKNIRLSSAVTVLGSEDPVRVYQQYSTLDLLSKGRAEIMVGRGSFIESFPLFGYDLQNYSELFSEKLQLLMEIREQENISWQGKYRPSIDDRGVYPRPYQQKIPVWRAVGGTPKSAYEAGAMGMPMAIAIIGGQPAQFKQMADLHRRAAQEHNQPKPALSINSHGFIAETTQKAADIAFPAFKTTMDKIGKERGWPPMSRQQFDASITLKGANVVGSPQDIIDKIIYQHEIFGHDRFLLQMSVGSVPHEKLLRSIELFAKEVAPAVREKLGTPVQ; encoded by the coding sequence ATGGAATTTGGAATTTATACCTTTGTTGAAAACACTCCGAACGCTGAAACAGGAGAGACTCTTCACCCTGCTGAGCGGCTTCAGAACCTTATGGAAGAAATTGAACTCGCCGATGAACTAGGTCTGGATGTTTTTGCTATAGGTGAACACCATAGAGAAGAGTATGTCTCGTCTTCGCCGTCCACATTATTGGCTGCAGCTGCAACGCGCACCAAAAACATTCGATTAAGCAGTGCTGTAACGGTGCTGGGTTCGGAAGATCCGGTGCGGGTTTATCAGCAATATTCTACCCTTGATTTACTTTCGAAGGGGCGGGCTGAAATTATGGTGGGTCGTGGATCTTTTATCGAGTCATTCCCACTCTTTGGTTATGACCTGCAAAACTATAGTGAGCTTTTCTCAGAAAAGCTTCAGCTGTTAATGGAAATTCGGGAACAAGAAAATATCAGCTGGCAAGGAAAATACCGTCCTTCCATTGATGACAGAGGAGTTTACCCAAGACCGTATCAGCAGAAAATACCGGTATGGAGAGCGGTTGGAGGAACCCCTAAATCAGCCTATGAAGCAGGAGCAATGGGAATGCCAATGGCGATAGCAATTATTGGCGGTCAACCGGCGCAGTTTAAGCAAATGGCAGATTTACATCGCAGGGCTGCTCAAGAACACAATCAACCCAAACCTGCATTGAGTATTAACTCGCATGGTTTTATAGCAGAAACAACTCAGAAAGCAGCTGATATTGCATTTCCGGCATTTAAGACTACGATGGATAAAATTGGTAAGGAAAGAGGGTGGCCGCCAATGAGCAGGCAGCAGTTTGATGCTTCAATTACTTTGAAAGGAGCGAACGTGGTTGGAAGCCCACAGGACATTATCGATAAGATCATTTATCAGCACGAGATATTCGGTCATGATCGGTTCCTGCTCCAGATGAGTGTTGGAAGTGTTCCTCATGAAAAGCTTTTACGCTCTATTGAACTCTTTGCCAAAGAAGTTGCACCTGCAGTAAGAGAGAAATTGGGAACACCTGTTCAATAA
- a CDS encoding PIN domain nuclease, giving the protein MIVLDTHIWLWWLLDEGALTDDERQTLDEAAAAKEIAISAASIWEVELLERKGAIQLQPNLETWIELATKPEVCKVIPIQKEVILAQKKLPDNFPDDPADRLIVATALHYEYGLATKDKTLQELGF; this is encoded by the coding sequence ATGATTGTACTTGATACCCATATTTGGTTGTGGTGGCTGCTTGATGAGGGAGCTCTCACAGATGATGAAAGGCAAACACTTGATGAGGCCGCAGCTGCAAAAGAAATAGCGATATCAGCTGCGTCTATTTGGGAGGTGGAATTGCTCGAAAGAAAAGGAGCCATTCAGCTTCAGCCTAACTTAGAAACGTGGATTGAGCTGGCTACAAAACCTGAAGTGTGTAAGGTAATTCCAATTCAAAAAGAAGTGATATTGGCTCAAAAAAAATTACCGGACAATTTTCCGGATGATCCCGCTGACCGACTAATTGTAGCTACTGCACTTCATTATGAATATGGCTTAGCGACTAAAGATAAAACGCTTCAGGAATTGGGATTCTGA
- a CDS encoding 4Fe-4S ferredoxin — MKNLKLSERLGLVSYRNQAKSEIKAHIIVDTDICNSTCPHKCTTYVCPANCYTMDDNGKVHFQVEDCIECGTCMYACDQGAVDWNYPDPEIGRGVTWNFG, encoded by the coding sequence ATGAAAAACTTAAAATTAAGCGAACGACTTGGATTAGTTAGCTATCGAAATCAGGCCAAATCTGAGATTAAAGCACATATTATTGTCGACACGGATATTTGCAACTCAACCTGTCCCCATAAATGTACAACCTACGTTTGTCCGGCAAACTGCTACACTATGGATGATAACGGCAAGGTTCACTTTCAGGTTGAAGACTGCATCGAATGTGGTACGTGCATGTATGCTTGTGATCAGGGAGCTGTAGATTGGAATTATCCGGATCCTGAGATTGGACGTGGCGTGACCTGGAACTTTGGGTAA
- a CDS encoding electron transfer flavoprotein produces MDEKFDCIVIGGGVAGLAAAMTLARNNMKFLLIERGEFAGSKNVSGGVLWGSDLAKLVPNYWEDENGGWERFINHRRLTFMDEQSTFSLDFKSSHFDESPYSGVVVLRSKFDNWLSGKVQEAIDASDYAMDSFIATNIKVDEVLMQNDKAVGIKTGEDEFHADSVIIAEGVNNLLTRQVGLQDKYVPADHMLTGIKEIIRFDQEVLEQKFQLNGLSGMSNEFVGWATDGVEGGGFLYTNRDTISLGLVLGIKDMRDKQKSPHDILNHFKTHPTIADIIKDGEIVEYSAHVVSSGDKRAMPKELYKDGILLAGESANLLMNAGKAIQGMDYAMRSGILAAETIVKAKEKGDFTSSTLKEYRKVMDESYVMKDINGFQDAVHLLHTETMQQKVPNLVCDFGRQFFTIKNEPTPKSRDMIKGAIKRHSSIWELAKLGFKAGKSL; encoded by the coding sequence ATGGACGAAAAGTTTGATTGTATAGTAATTGGCGGAGGCGTTGCCGGACTAGCTGCTGCAATGACGCTCGCTCGGAATAACATGAAATTCCTTCTGATTGAGCGCGGTGAATTTGCCGGTTCTAAAAATGTCTCAGGTGGAGTGTTATGGGGAAGTGACCTTGCTAAACTCGTTCCAAATTATTGGGAAGATGAGAATGGCGGCTGGGAGCGATTTATAAATCACCGCCGGCTTACCTTTATGGACGAGCAATCGACTTTTTCTTTGGATTTTAAATCCTCGCATTTTGATGAGTCTCCTTATTCCGGAGTTGTAGTATTACGCTCAAAATTTGATAACTGGCTTTCCGGTAAAGTTCAGGAAGCAATTGATGCTTCTGATTATGCTATGGATTCCTTCATCGCAACCAATATAAAGGTTGACGAAGTACTGATGCAAAACGACAAAGCTGTTGGCATCAAAACCGGAGAAGATGAGTTCCATGCAGACTCAGTAATTATAGCTGAAGGCGTAAATAATCTCTTAACCCGGCAAGTTGGCCTTCAGGATAAATACGTTCCGGCCGATCATATGCTAACCGGAATCAAAGAAATTATTCGGTTTGATCAGGAAGTGCTGGAACAAAAATTTCAGCTCAACGGACTCAGCGGAATGAGCAATGAATTTGTGGGCTGGGCTACCGATGGCGTTGAAGGCGGCGGGTTTTTATATACCAATCGTGATACCATTTCTCTTGGCCTTGTACTTGGCATTAAAGACATGCGCGACAAGCAGAAAAGTCCGCATGATATTTTGAATCATTTCAAAACGCACCCTACTATCGCTGATATCATTAAGGATGGGGAAATTGTTGAGTACTCAGCTCATGTAGTTTCTTCTGGTGATAAGCGTGCAATGCCAAAAGAACTTTATAAAGATGGAATTCTGCTGGCCGGTGAATCTGCCAATTTATTGATGAACGCAGGTAAAGCCATTCAAGGCATGGATTATGCTATGCGCTCAGGCATTTTGGCTGCTGAAACTATTGTGAAAGCTAAAGAGAAAGGTGACTTCACTTCTTCTACTTTAAAAGAGTACCGAAAAGTGATGGATGAAAGCTATGTAATGAAAGATATCAATGGCTTTCAGGATGCTGTTCATCTGCTACACACAGAAACCATGCAGCAAAAAGTACCGAATTTGGTTTGTGATTTTGGGCGTCAATTCTTCACCATCAAAAATGAGCCGACTCCGAAATCAAGAGATATGATTAAAGGTGCTATCAAAAGACATTCATCTATTTGGGAATTAGCGAAACTCGGATTTAAAGCAGGAAAATCGTTATGA
- a CDS encoding electron transfer flavoprotein subunit alpha — protein sequence MSTILTHIAISDGKIKRSSLEVLSHCKALAESGGHSVEAVIIDEKASSYVEGVQKYGASKIYVVEDPIFKNHMNTPLLKAFANVMEAANPFVVAFASTEGTKDILGALAANQNAAVLPDVSEFELTDDGIKAKRPVMAAKIIAQNEAKGDRVLVSVRSGSYELAENPTEAEVVNIDFNMDESELKSTLKEIISASGDTIDLNEAESIVAAGRGVKDEEGQNLISELASTLNAGIGASRALTEAGVYDPSLQIGQTGKVVSPQLYIAVGISGAIQHVAGMANSKVIVAINKDPDAPIFEIADYGIVGDLYKILPPFIEEIKKIKN from the coding sequence ATGAGCACTATTTTAACTCACATCGCAATTTCAGACGGCAAAATAAAACGATCGTCTTTAGAAGTTTTATCTCATTGCAAAGCTTTAGCCGAATCAGGTGGTCATTCTGTGGAAGCTGTTATTATTGACGAAAAAGCATCTTCTTATGTTGAAGGCGTTCAGAAATATGGGGCTTCTAAAATCTATGTCGTTGAAGATCCTATTTTCAAAAACCACATGAACACACCATTGCTGAAAGCTTTTGCTAATGTAATGGAGGCAGCAAATCCTTTTGTTGTAGCATTTGCTTCTACGGAAGGCACAAAAGATATATTAGGTGCCTTGGCCGCAAATCAGAATGCAGCAGTTTTGCCGGATGTATCTGAATTTGAACTTACAGACGACGGAATTAAAGCTAAACGGCCGGTAATGGCAGCTAAAATAATAGCCCAGAATGAAGCTAAAGGCGATAGAGTATTAGTCTCCGTCCGTTCCGGTTCTTATGAACTAGCTGAGAATCCTACAGAAGCTGAAGTCGTGAACATCGACTTCAACATGGATGAGTCTGAACTCAAATCTACCCTTAAAGAAATCATTTCTGCCTCTGGTGACACTATTGACCTTAATGAAGCAGAATCTATTGTAGCAGCCGGACGTGGAGTTAAAGATGAAGAAGGCCAAAACCTGATTTCAGAATTAGCATCCACTCTAAATGCCGGAATTGGAGCTTCTCGAGCACTAACAGAAGCAGGTGTTTACGACCCAAGTTTGCAAATTGGCCAAACAGGTAAAGTCGTATCTCCTCAACTATATATCGCAGTTGGAATCTCTGGTGCAATACAGCATGTGGCCGGTATGGCAAATTCCAAAGTGATTGTAGCCATCAACAAGGATCCGGACGCCCCTATTTTCGAAATCGCTGATTATGGAATTGTTGGAGACTTATACAAAATACTCCCTCCTTTCATCGAAGAAATCAAAAAAATCAAAAACTAA
- a CDS encoding electron transfer flavoprotein subunit alpha yields the protein MKFYVCIKMVPDVNAPLQIKDGQLIQDADRMILNAYDASAVEEALVLKEAHGGEVEVVCIGSAKASETIRKALAMGADKATHIQTSGDERYDSGTYARILGKFFEDKEYDVISLGKQSQDTDSGLTGSMVAELLDLPYTTNAVGLKAEDGKLIVKRQGDSGQEMIELPTPCAVTCSNDMNEPRIPNLKGIMASKRKPVEQIELSSMGLDEDALSPNTNVLGYEEKPERQAGEKFEGEPDEIAREVAQLLDTKSNVL from the coding sequence ATGAAATTTTACGTATGTATTAAAATGGTGCCAGATGTTAACGCACCTTTGCAAATTAAAGACGGGCAATTAATTCAAGATGCTGACCGAATGATCCTTAATGCTTACGACGCCTCCGCTGTTGAGGAAGCATTGGTTCTTAAGGAAGCTCACGGTGGCGAGGTTGAAGTTGTTTGTATCGGCTCAGCTAAAGCGTCAGAAACCATTCGTAAGGCCTTGGCTATGGGAGCTGATAAAGCAACGCACATTCAAACATCAGGTGATGAAAGGTATGATTCAGGAACCTATGCTAGAATCCTGGGCAAATTTTTCGAAGATAAAGAGTACGATGTAATCTCACTTGGAAAACAATCGCAGGATACTGATTCAGGATTAACTGGAAGTATGGTTGCTGAATTACTCGACCTCCCCTACACAACAAATGCGGTTGGCTTGAAAGCTGAAGATGGAAAACTGATTGTTAAACGTCAGGGTGATTCCGGACAGGAAATGATCGAGCTCCCAACACCTTGTGCAGTTACATGCTCAAATGATATGAACGAACCGCGTATTCCAAATTTAAAAGGAATTATGGCTTCCAAACGGAAACCTGTTGAACAGATTGAACTTTCTTCTATGGGTTTAGATGAAGATGCATTATCCCCTAATACCAATGTTTTGGGGTATGAGGAAAAGCCAGAACGACAAGCAGGTGAAAAGTTTGAGGGTGAACCGGATGAAATAGCCCGTGAAGTAGCACAACTTCTTGACACCAAGTCTAACGTACTTTAG